The following proteins are encoded in a genomic region of Fundidesulfovibrio soli:
- a CDS encoding DUF262 domain-containing protein: MAKTLEAHDRLIREIFEGSYQFEIPDYQRPYAWTTEQAEELFNDLVSAMQDARSNGATSQYFMGSIVLIKNDRDAKAMVVDGQQRLTTLTMLFAALRAAWEAASHPQGVKSVTPFLYEEGDEMLGKATGYRFTAREEDAAFFRKYIQEPGGIDSLVTSTEKLEDSQLRYRENATLLLAKTTALTPDERNAFWKFLANNCSLVIISTPDLEAAYRIFSVLNNRGLDLAPIDILKAAVLGSIRNLAGEEKSRSYAKEWSRIESTLGRDAFGDLFGHIRTIYAKQKQRATLVKEFREHVTEYKKPVELIDDVIKPYSEVWNFVRDADFEATEQAEAINDYLSWLNRVDFKDWVPPALVYFKRFRQQPNLLVNFFKALERLTYFLLITKAGINVRIETYADLTKEIEPDAFDGDLAALKTLDLTDKQKHEFLAALDGEIYSKLPKARMALVLRLEALVSDGSKKQVFNHLSLEHVLPQTPPADSEWIKWFPNDDERASWTHRLANLVPLHFRKNPAASNYDFATKKNVYFNGKGTASPFILTQEVRSEIAWTPDVLSKRQERLLGILKSHWNLEVAAGPKSADETIE, translated from the coding sequence ATGGCAAAGACACTTGAAGCACACGACCGGCTGATCCGAGAGATCTTCGAAGGCAGCTACCAGTTCGAAATCCCGGACTACCAGCGCCCGTACGCATGGACGACTGAACAAGCCGAAGAGTTGTTTAACGATCTGGTCTCGGCAATGCAGGACGCCCGTAGCAATGGAGCCACAAGCCAGTACTTTATGGGCAGCATCGTCCTAATCAAGAATGACCGCGACGCGAAAGCGATGGTCGTGGATGGGCAACAGCGGCTCACTACACTCACAATGCTATTTGCAGCCCTGCGCGCTGCTTGGGAGGCAGCTAGCCATCCTCAGGGCGTCAAAAGCGTGACTCCCTTCCTATACGAGGAAGGAGATGAAATGCTGGGTAAGGCGACAGGCTATCGGTTTACCGCCCGCGAGGAGGACGCTGCTTTTTTTCGGAAATATATACAAGAACCAGGTGGGATCGACAGTCTCGTCACCAGCACAGAAAAGCTCGAAGACAGCCAGTTGCGTTACCGCGAAAACGCCACCTTACTGTTGGCAAAGACCACCGCTCTGACACCTGATGAGCGCAACGCGTTCTGGAAGTTTTTAGCCAACAATTGCTCATTGGTTATCATTTCAACGCCAGATCTTGAGGCCGCATATCGCATCTTTTCGGTGCTGAATAACCGGGGACTCGACCTCGCACCCATCGATATTCTCAAAGCGGCAGTGCTAGGTTCGATTCGCAACCTTGCGGGCGAAGAGAAAAGCCGTTCCTATGCCAAGGAGTGGAGTCGCATCGAAAGCACACTCGGTCGCGACGCTTTCGGAGATCTGTTCGGGCATATCAGAACTATCTACGCAAAACAAAAACAGCGGGCAACGTTGGTCAAGGAGTTCCGGGAGCACGTCACTGAGTACAAAAAGCCAGTCGAGCTAATCGACGACGTAATCAAGCCCTATTCTGAAGTATGGAACTTCGTTCGGGATGCCGACTTCGAGGCGACCGAGCAGGCCGAGGCGATCAATGACTACCTGTCGTGGCTGAACCGTGTCGATTTCAAGGATTGGGTGCCTCCGGCGTTGGTCTATTTTAAACGCTTCCGCCAGCAGCCTAATCTACTCGTTAACTTCTTCAAAGCACTTGAACGCCTGACTTACTTCTTGCTCATCACCAAGGCGGGCATCAACGTTCGCATCGAGACCTATGCCGATCTCACCAAAGAGATCGAGCCGGATGCCTTCGATGGCGACCTGGCGGCGCTGAAAACACTTGATCTCACCGACAAGCAAAAGCATGAATTCCTCGCAGCTCTTGACGGGGAGATATACAGCAAGCTGCCCAAGGCCCGAATGGCCCTGGTACTGCGCCTTGAAGCGCTGGTTAGCGACGGTAGCAAGAAGCAGGTGTTCAATCATCTCTCGCTTGAGCACGTTCTACCGCAGACCCCACCAGCAGACTCTGAATGGATCAAGTGGTTCCCAAATGATGACGAGCGCGCTTCGTGGACGCACCGATTGGCAAACCTGGTTCCGTTGCACTTCCGAAAAAACCCGGCAGCCAGCAACTATGATTTCGCTACCAAAAAGAACGTTTACTTCAATGGCAAGGGCACCGCGTCTCCCTTTATCCTGACGCAGGAAGTCAGGTCAGAGATTGCTTGGACGCCTGATGTTTTGTCTAAGCGCCAAGAACGTCTCCTTGGCATCCTGAAGTCGCACTGGAATCTTGAAGTCGCAGCAGGCCCTAAGAGCGCGGACGAAACTATCGAATAA
- a CDS encoding ATP-binding protein, with protein MFKKAVRESAKLRLALTGPAGSGKTYSSLQIAKGLGGKIAMIDTERGSGALYANICDYDVLRIDPPFEPKKFLDGIKAAEEAGYDVLIIDSLSHAWAGEGAILTIHDRVAKATRNSFDAWREVTPLHNQLVDAILASTCHVIVTLRTKTGYEVITENGKTKVSKVGLQSIQREGLDYEFTVVMDLSIEGHVATASKDRTGLLDGLRLTPDSHTGRRLLGWLESSAIPTDKGENPGLQTLIETFGQLGIDDLRGEYTTYVCERYEISGMDEMNNSQTSEQITMLKQCLVRDEKLGQFVDILRQRKLAA; from the coding sequence ATGTTCAAGAAGGCAGTTCGTGAATCAGCGAAGCTCCGTTTGGCCTTGACCGGCCCTGCCGGAAGCGGCAAGACCTACTCGTCGCTCCAGATCGCAAAAGGCCTCGGCGGCAAGATCGCAATGATCGACACCGAACGAGGCTCTGGAGCACTCTACGCAAACATCTGCGACTATGACGTGCTCCGCATTGATCCGCCCTTTGAGCCCAAGAAGTTCCTGGATGGCATCAAGGCAGCTGAGGAGGCAGGGTACGACGTACTCATCATCGATTCATTAAGCCACGCCTGGGCAGGCGAAGGAGCCATCCTCACGATCCATGATCGTGTCGCAAAAGCTACGCGAAACTCATTCGATGCATGGCGTGAGGTAACGCCTCTCCACAATCAACTTGTGGACGCGATCCTAGCCAGCACCTGCCATGTCATCGTGACACTCAGAACCAAGACCGGATATGAGGTCATTACCGAGAACGGGAAGACCAAAGTCTCAAAAGTCGGATTACAAAGCATCCAGCGTGAGGGACTGGACTATGAATTCACCGTGGTCATGGACCTCTCGATTGAAGGCCATGTGGCGACAGCATCGAAGGACCGGACAGGCCTGCTTGACGGTTTGCGATTGACGCCCGATTCTCATACGGGCAGAAGGCTTCTTGGGTGGTTGGAATCTTCAGCGATTCCGACCGACAAGGGCGAAAATCCTGGATTGCAAACCTTGATAGAGACCTTCGGCCAACTCGGCATCGACGATCTCCGTGGCGAATACACCACCTACGTTTGTGAGCGGTACGAGATTTCAGGGATGGACGAGATGAACAACAGCCAAACCAGTGAGCAGATCACTATGCTCAAGCAGTGTTTGGTGCGTGACGAGAAGCTCGGACAGTTTGTGGACATCCTGCGGCAGAGGAAGCTAGCGGCTTAA
- a CDS encoding PD-(D/E)XK nuclease family protein codes for MPITLSKTKLMAYISCPEKFRLRYGLRLKPLKDDPALLEGRAIHHLVESGLMYAYAIEDVLPVASMRFWESTPFESCGYDSIKEYKHAQALCLAQSQKFLELIGPMQVMAVEKEYLAILTDPFTGEVFDDITIRGFLDVLFQGESGPAVIDIKTVGRTPSMPIAHISLELALYGYLLTYPDYWDAKPIEVAFLNLIRTKEPKITWDKAVVDIEAFEALVTTCRQVAEAIRLGHFWKNPGMHCGWCSFRGLCHGNNLLAIQTFGHHVIEFYQATKDVMAYQHLHNSMNPQDQAA; via the coding sequence ATGCCTATCACTCTCTCGAAGACGAAGCTCATGGCGTACATCTCATGCCCTGAAAAATTCAGGCTTCGATACGGCCTGCGGCTGAAACCGCTCAAAGACGATCCGGCGCTACTTGAAGGTCGGGCCATCCACCACCTGGTTGAGTCTGGCCTCATGTACGCCTACGCCATCGAAGACGTTCTTCCCGTCGCTTCCATGCGATTCTGGGAATCCACGCCTTTCGAATCTTGCGGCTATGACAGCATCAAGGAGTATAAGCATGCGCAGGCCTTGTGCCTAGCGCAATCACAGAAATTCCTGGAACTCATCGGCCCCATGCAAGTCATGGCAGTTGAGAAAGAGTATCTGGCAATCCTGACCGATCCGTTTACCGGGGAGGTCTTCGACGACATTACTATACGGGGTTTTCTTGACGTCCTTTTCCAAGGGGAATCAGGCCCCGCCGTTATCGACATCAAGACCGTGGGGCGCACCCCATCCATGCCTATAGCGCATATCTCGCTGGAACTGGCGTTGTATGGCTACCTGCTGACATATCCCGACTACTGGGACGCCAAACCCATCGAGGTCGCGTTCCTGAATCTCATCAGGACCAAGGAACCCAAGATCACCTGGGATAAGGCAGTCGTGGACATCGAAGCTTTTGAAGCTCTTGTCACGACATGTCGTCAGGTCGCGGAGGCTATTCGCCTTGGGCATTTCTGGAAGAATCCAGGCATGCACTGTGGCTGGTGTTCCTTTCGAGGCCTGTGCCACGGCAACAACTTGCTCGCCATTCAGACCTTCGGCCACCATGTCATCGAGTTCTACCAGGCCACCAAAGACGTGATGGCCTACCAACACCTTCACAATTCCATGAACCCGCAAGATCAGGCGGCATAG
- a CDS encoding DUF3150 domain-containing protein, with translation MSNDMFKKACLVQLATSCWIGTKNINQSLMGNLGSSPDWLKGKKLLVNPELLGPIKTSIQQARKLLARYALPFPMAGLHLVPKDIIDDIDNRLEMLKSEFLSKVETFAAFYEDAREEAKAALGDLFSETDYPQDIKQKFRFTWSFVVLDVPSKASFLSPDIYQKEKTKFLELMAETRELAMAALREEFGEIINHLSDKITGGDKPKVIRSNMTNRINEFLDGFSDRNLFQDDKLSALVEEARGLVKTINGNSYGVQYNDVLRQKFTKDFNTLKASIDAAIEEMPRRRIHLDDGERGLLLPDAA, from the coding sequence ATGAGCAACGACATGTTTAAGAAGGCATGTTTGGTCCAACTCGCTACGTCGTGTTGGATCGGCACCAAGAACATCAACCAGAGCCTCATGGGCAACCTTGGCAGCAGCCCGGACTGGTTGAAAGGCAAGAAGCTCCTGGTCAATCCCGAACTGCTCGGTCCCATCAAGACCTCAATTCAGCAAGCTCGGAAGCTCCTGGCCCGATACGCCCTGCCGTTTCCCATGGCAGGACTTCACCTCGTCCCCAAGGACATCATCGACGACATCGACAACAGGCTGGAAATGCTCAAATCCGAGTTCCTGTCCAAAGTTGAGACCTTTGCAGCGTTCTACGAGGACGCACGCGAAGAAGCCAAGGCCGCTCTCGGCGACCTGTTCTCCGAGACCGACTATCCCCAGGACATCAAGCAGAAGTTCCGCTTCACATGGAGTTTCGTGGTCCTGGATGTTCCGTCAAAGGCTTCGTTCCTCTCCCCTGACATCTATCAGAAGGAGAAGACCAAGTTCCTGGAGTTGATGGCTGAAACACGCGAATTGGCCATGGCCGCGCTCCGTGAAGAATTCGGCGAGATCATCAACCATCTCTCCGACAAGATTACCGGCGGCGACAAGCCCAAGGTTATCCGCTCCAATATGACCAACAGGATAAATGAGTTCTTGGACGGGTTCTCTGACAGGAATCTGTTCCAGGACGACAAGTTGTCAGCGTTGGTCGAAGAGGCCCGAGGTCTCGTAAAGACCATCAACGGCAATTCCTACGGTGTGCAGTACAACGATGTGCTTCGGCAGAAATTCACAAAGGACTTCAACACGCTCAAAGCATCCATCGACGCTGCCATCGAAGAGATGCCCAGACGCCGCATCCATCTGGATGATGGCGAAAGGGGGTTACTTCTCCCAGACGCAGCCTAG
- a CDS encoding DUF2997 domain-containing protein: protein MDIDDSGETRIETKGFKGAVCLEESAFLKSLLGKELSQYLTPMFYQKDKVEIRKHINLCG, encoded by the coding sequence GTGGACATCGACGATTCCGGGGAAACCCGGATCGAGACCAAAGGCTTCAAAGGCGCTGTGTGCCTAGAGGAGTCTGCGTTCCTTAAGAGTTTACTCGGCAAGGAACTCTCGCAGTATCTCACGCCGATGTTCTACCAGAAAGACAAGGTCGAAATCCGCAAGCACATCAACCTGTGTGGCTGA
- a CDS encoding DUF1257 domain-containing protein, protein MSHVSTIEIEITDLHCLKQACLRLGLEFRENQRSYVWYGRLVQPDRYPLPDGITEKDLGKCHHAIHIPNASYEIGIVQQGHKFLLLADFWDTRLKNAIGDGGGKLKQAYGAERTIQEARRRNYRVVEQKTATGIRLILSS, encoded by the coding sequence GTGTCACACGTCTCAACCATTGAGATTGAGATCACAGACTTGCACTGCCTCAAACAGGCATGCCTGCGCCTCGGTCTTGAATTCCGTGAGAATCAGCGCTCATACGTTTGGTACGGACGCCTGGTCCAACCCGACCGGTATCCGCTGCCAGACGGCATCACCGAGAAAGATCTTGGTAAATGTCATCATGCCATACACATCCCCAACGCATCCTATGAGATCGGCATTGTTCAGCAAGGACACAAGTTCCTGCTCCTCGCAGACTTCTGGGATACGCGTCTCAAGAACGCCATCGGAGACGGTGGCGGGAAACTCAAGCAAGCATACGGTGCTGAACGCACCATCCAGGAGGCTCGAAGACGCAATTACCGCGTAGTCGAACAGAAGACAGCCACTGGAATCCGCTTGATCCTCTCGTCCTAA
- a CDS encoding AAA family ATPase, with translation MLIDYLKAGFPAISILTHEPARAEKVIPFEGHWRFFAWDCMRGIRQAGSAKILEEIRDPVDAINWLNASMDTVLLMHNLHLFLDSPEIIQGIQNGAELWKSKGNCLVMVSPIIQMRPELKTVFTVVDLPLPDTDDLYQIQQELGGPLSIKPNRKAARLARGLSEQEAECAYALSLVKRRYFSSRIVSDLKSKTLRATGLLEVWSPEHFSNIGGLSALKQYIKSRAKAFTPENEHLPRPKGLLLCGIPGTGKSLSCKAAASILGWPLIRLDIGALKGSLVGESEKKIRQATQIISSFGECVVWLDEIEKALSGVKSSGETDAGTTSGMFSHLLTWLQENTSPVFVMATANDITKLPPEILRAGRFDAIFMVDLPSNRERREIMKIMNARYGTNISLEFADQLNGFSGAEIEQVFRESLFTDFGTALNAVIPLSRTMREEIDALRNWARTRARAANTPDDEPETRKIRTSAPGSSTPTVQ, from the coding sequence ATGCTCATTGACTATCTCAAGGCAGGTTTTCCAGCCATCTCGATCCTCACGCATGAACCCGCAAGAGCTGAAAAAGTCATTCCATTCGAAGGACATTGGAGGTTCTTTGCATGGGACTGCATGAGAGGAATTCGTCAGGCTGGAAGCGCCAAGATTCTCGAAGAGATTCGTGATCCCGTAGACGCCATCAACTGGCTCAACGCGAGCATGGACACAGTCCTGCTGATGCACAACCTACACCTGTTTCTGGACTCCCCGGAGATCATCCAGGGAATTCAGAACGGCGCGGAACTTTGGAAGAGCAAGGGCAACTGCCTGGTCATGGTCTCACCGATCATCCAGATGCGGCCCGAACTCAAAACCGTGTTCACCGTCGTAGACCTCCCGCTCCCCGACACCGACGACCTCTATCAAATCCAACAAGAGCTTGGCGGCCCGTTGTCGATTAAACCAAATCGCAAAGCCGCCAGACTGGCCCGTGGTTTGTCAGAGCAAGAAGCCGAATGCGCGTATGCACTTTCACTCGTTAAACGCCGCTACTTCTCATCCCGCATTGTTTCAGATTTAAAATCTAAAACATTACGCGCGACAGGACTCCTTGAAGTCTGGAGCCCAGAACATTTTTCCAACATTGGAGGGCTGTCAGCCCTGAAACAGTACATCAAATCCCGTGCAAAGGCGTTTACGCCTGAAAACGAACATCTCCCAAGACCGAAAGGTCTGTTGCTCTGTGGAATTCCAGGCACGGGCAAGAGTCTTTCCTGCAAAGCTGCCGCCTCCATCTTGGGGTGGCCGCTGATCCGTCTCGACATCGGAGCACTCAAAGGCTCCCTCGTCGGAGAAAGCGAAAAGAAAATTCGTCAGGCCACACAGATCATCTCGTCATTTGGCGAATGCGTCGTGTGGCTTGATGAAATCGAAAAGGCGCTGTCTGGAGTCAAAAGCTCTGGAGAAACAGACGCTGGAACAACTTCCGGCATGTTCTCCCATCTGCTCACGTGGCTTCAAGAGAACACTTCACCCGTGTTCGTCATGGCCACGGCCAACGACATCACCAAGCTTCCACCTGAAATACTTCGGGCGGGAAGATTCGACGCCATCTTCATGGTCGATCTGCCTTCCAATCGTGAACGTAGAGAGATCATGAAGATCATGAACGCCAGATACGGCACCAACATCTCGTTGGAATTCGCTGACCAACTCAATGGATTCAGCGGGGCAGAGATTGAACAGGTTTTCCGCGAAAGCCTTTTCACCGATTTCGGCACTGCGCTTAATGCAGTGATACCCCTCTCACGCACTATGCGCGAAGAGATCGACGCCTTGCGCAACTGGGCTCGTACCCGCGCCAGAGCGGCAAACACGCCTGACGACGAACCCGAGACCCGGAAAATTCGCACAAGCGCTCCAGGCTCATCAACACCAACCGTCCAATAA
- a CDS encoding DNA primase family protein, with amino-acid sequence MSKETNDIAASSPAASEVIQKACVPDKVTHPLTDLGNADLFAEMFKDEVHYVPELDRWIVWTKGKWSASKGELMGRVRRLLEERRAESNYPGNLVTIYGEDVGKKDAKKWLAKSQSKSRIDAMLELAKVDPKISVSQDELDNNPYLLGVQNGTLDLVTGIRRPSTPEDLITQYVRVKYDPEATCPGWEKFIDQVTCGQKDLANYIQENLGYALSGSVQEQQMIVFTGKGKNGKSTLVDVILEVMGDYGKTTPAHTLMKSESRAIRNDIARLRGARFVSAVEINTGKHLDEALVKRLTGGDKMTARFIGREYFEFVPQAKFFLAVNTLPEVSGADDGIYRRIRIIPFDLSVSEDEVNKGLAEELKQEKAGILAWAVRGFKHWHANGKLTEPACVRDASRDFRSVMDTIGSFIEDECERDKSKRVPKGLLFSEYQKWASRACIEPVSMKKFGILIRQQGFKEQKSDGIRFWQGITCLELTSQPTSVSPSTSSQQDPSTGPVQ; translated from the coding sequence ATGAGCAAAGAAACGAATGACATCGCTGCAAGCTCGCCCGCAGCATCTGAAGTTATTCAGAAGGCTTGCGTTCCTGACAAGGTGACCCATCCGCTCACCGACCTGGGCAACGCAGACCTTTTCGCCGAGATGTTCAAGGACGAGGTCCACTACGTCCCGGAACTCGACCGATGGATTGTCTGGACCAAAGGCAAGTGGAGCGCATCAAAAGGCGAGCTGATGGGCCGAGTACGCCGACTGCTGGAGGAGAGACGCGCGGAGTCGAACTACCCCGGCAACCTCGTTACCATTTACGGAGAGGACGTCGGCAAGAAGGACGCCAAGAAGTGGCTTGCGAAGTCCCAGAGCAAGTCCCGCATCGACGCCATGCTGGAATTGGCCAAGGTGGACCCGAAGATCAGTGTCTCCCAAGATGAGCTCGACAACAATCCGTACCTGCTGGGCGTACAAAACGGCACCCTCGACTTGGTGACCGGCATCCGCCGTCCAAGCACCCCTGAAGACCTGATCACCCAGTATGTCCGCGTGAAGTATGATCCCGAGGCCACGTGTCCGGGCTGGGAAAAGTTCATCGACCAAGTGACGTGCGGCCAGAAAGACCTCGCCAACTACATCCAGGAAAATCTTGGCTACGCCCTATCCGGCTCCGTCCAAGAACAGCAGATGATCGTGTTCACCGGCAAGGGGAAGAACGGCAAGTCCACGCTCGTGGACGTCATCCTGGAGGTCATGGGCGACTACGGCAAGACCACTCCGGCTCATACCCTTATGAAATCCGAATCAAGGGCCATCCGCAACGACATTGCACGTTTGCGTGGAGCTAGGTTCGTTTCGGCGGTGGAGATCAATACCGGGAAGCACCTGGATGAGGCCCTGGTAAAACGCTTGACCGGCGGCGACAAAATGACTGCCCGCTTTATTGGTCGTGAATACTTCGAGTTCGTCCCCCAGGCGAAGTTCTTCCTGGCGGTCAATACCCTCCCGGAGGTCAGTGGTGCGGACGACGGCATCTACCGGCGCATCAGGATCATTCCCTTCGACCTTTCCGTGAGCGAGGACGAGGTCAACAAAGGCTTGGCCGAAGAGTTGAAACAGGAGAAAGCCGGAATTCTCGCCTGGGCTGTCCGAGGTTTCAAACACTGGCACGCCAATGGGAAGCTTACTGAACCTGCATGCGTCCGTGACGCTTCCCGCGACTTCCGTTCCGTCATGGACACCATAGGCAGCTTTATCGAGGACGAATGCGAGCGGGACAAGTCCAAACGCGTCCCCAAAGGCCTGCTCTTCTCCGAATACCAGAAGTGGGCCAGCAGGGCCTGCATCGAACCTGTCTCGATGAAAAAGTTCGGTATCCTGATCCGCCAGCAGGGCTTCAAGGAGCAAAAATCAGACGGCATCCGTTTCTGGCAAGGAATAACATGCCTTGAACTAACCTCCCAGCCAACGTCCGTTTCTCCGTCGACTTCGTCGCAACAGGATCCGTCAACAGGCCCGGTGCAATAG
- a CDS encoding DUF5131 family protein codes for MASKIDWTDEVWNPVTGCTPISTGCARCYAKGYAARLHGAGISKYANGFNVTCHPGLLNMPSKWKVPKRVFVNSMSDLFHAQVPDQYILDVFAAIGRYPHLTFQVLTKRAQRLISINNKLTWHPNIWMGVTVEEDAYADRVELLKQTGAQVKFVSVEPLIAPVPSLDVRGLDWVIVGGEKAVGARPMLAEWVMPIKEAARVSGIPFFFKQWGSKNTPFHSNMFDGDVWHQFPG; via the coding sequence ATGGCTTCGAAAATCGACTGGACCGACGAGGTCTGGAACCCTGTCACCGGATGCACCCCGATCAGCACCGGTTGTGCTCGCTGCTACGCCAAGGGCTACGCCGCACGCCTCCACGGGGCTGGCATCTCGAAATACGCCAACGGTTTCAACGTGACCTGCCATCCCGGCCTGCTCAACATGCCCAGCAAGTGGAAGGTGCCAAAACGCGTTTTCGTCAACTCCATGAGCGACCTGTTCCATGCCCAGGTGCCGGATCAGTATATTCTGGACGTTTTCGCGGCAATTGGCCGCTATCCGCACCTTACTTTCCAGGTGCTCACGAAGCGAGCGCAAAGGCTCATAAGTATCAACAACAAGCTCACTTGGCACCCGAACATCTGGATGGGCGTCACGGTCGAAGAAGACGCCTACGCAGATCGCGTTGAGTTGCTCAAGCAGACCGGCGCTCAGGTGAAATTCGTGTCCGTGGAGCCGCTCATCGCCCCGGTACCGTCCTTGGACGTCCGTGGTCTGGATTGGGTCATCGTTGGTGGAGAGAAGGCCGTAGGCGCTCGCCCCATGCTTGCCGAGTGGGTCATGCCCATCAAAGAGGCAGCCAGGGTCTCGGGTATCCCTTTCTTCTTCAAACAGTGGGGCTCCAAGAACACCCCGTTCCACAGCAACATGTTTGACGGTGACGTCTGGCACCAGTTCCCCGGCTAA
- a CDS encoding winged helix-turn-helix domain-containing protein, whose protein sequence is MNGQDKLYSSVAATPPTPSTTEQIKAAPSLMEAILNTGRNAADIAKDVPLTSEQKYREFFKAGLIKMEGDLVACRQVVIQACKAVSGLEAIVARKHGTLNKTARYIAKTPVRPHVEAAIRRQDKKIKGGNFHVHDWPTFDETVLSDITKDMLAEPDLYVLVLEDDANGELAAEKNAVLMDKLNEAAVEHDVTVFLVNSLAPRPAGGGLITIAQMPDRNVHTVTIEQEGRHNLEVYLQLEGGARLRATPEVVTDLKVLEYLKAEGGAEVKMSAICERFSISNPAANAIVKRLIANGKVTQVRRAHYATA, encoded by the coding sequence ATGAACGGTCAAGATAAGCTTTACAGCAGTGTTGCGGCCACGCCTCCCACTCCCTCCACCACGGAGCAAATTAAAGCTGCCCCCTCTCTGATGGAGGCAATCCTCAACACCGGCAGGAACGCTGCCGACATCGCCAAGGACGTTCCGCTTACCTCGGAACAGAAGTACCGCGAGTTCTTCAAGGCCGGTCTCATCAAGATGGAAGGCGACTTGGTCGCATGCCGCCAGGTCGTCATCCAGGCCTGTAAAGCCGTAAGCGGTTTGGAAGCCATCGTCGCGCGTAAGCACGGCACGTTGAACAAGACGGCCCGCTACATCGCCAAAACCCCGGTAAGGCCTCACGTCGAGGCCGCAATCCGCCGCCAGGACAAAAAGATCAAGGGCGGTAACTTCCACGTTCATGACTGGCCCACCTTCGACGAGACGGTCCTGTCCGATATCACCAAGGACATGCTGGCCGAACCGGACCTTTACGTGCTGGTCCTCGAAGACGACGCCAACGGTGAACTGGCAGCCGAGAAAAACGCCGTGTTGATGGACAAGCTGAACGAAGCTGCCGTGGAACACGACGTCACCGTCTTCCTCGTGAACTCGCTTGCACCGCGCCCCGCAGGTGGCGGTCTCATTACGATTGCACAGATGCCGGATCGCAACGTCCATACCGTCACCATCGAACAAGAGGGTCGCCACAACCTGGAAGTTTACCTCCAATTGGAAGGCGGTGCCAGGCTTCGCGCTACTCCGGAGGTGGTCACTGACCTCAAGGTACTGGAGTACCTCAAAGCCGAAGGCGGAGCCGAGGTGAAGATGTCCGCGATCTGCGAGCGTTTCAGCATCTCCAACCCGGCGGCAAACGCTATCGTCAAACGTCTCATCGCTAACGGCAAGGTCACACAGGTTAGGCGCGCTCACTACGCGACTGCCTAG
- a CDS encoding pyridoxamine 5'-phosphate oxidase family protein: MPPIPDEIYAMILENSHGVLATSFQDVPHASLMAYTVQANLEYIHMATSARTRKWANLLANPRMALLLDDRGESAGGPTKALTIGGDQVNVAGQAEQDEIVGALLARHPHLEGLLSLEDIRIIRLKPRWCVFLQDPEHSVFMNF; this comes from the coding sequence ATGCCCCCGATACCCGACGAGATATACGCCATGATCCTGGAAAACAGCCACGGAGTGCTGGCCACCAGCTTTCAGGACGTCCCGCACGCCTCGCTGATGGCCTACACGGTGCAGGCGAATCTGGAATACATTCATATGGCCACTTCCGCCAGAACAAGGAAATGGGCCAATCTGCTGGCCAACCCCAGAATGGCCCTGCTCCTCGATGACCGGGGCGAAAGCGCCGGAGGCCCCACCAAGGCGCTGACGATCGGCGGCGACCAGGTGAACGTGGCCGGACAGGCCGAGCAGGATGAAATCGTGGGCGCCCTGCTCGCCCGGCACCCGCATCTGGAGGGCCTGCTCTCCCTGGAAGACATACGGATAATCAGGCTCAAGCCTCGCTGGTGCGTGTTTCTCCAGGATCCGGAGCATTCGGTTTTCATGAACTTTTAA